In Rosa chinensis cultivar Old Blush chromosome 1, RchiOBHm-V2, whole genome shotgun sequence, a genomic segment contains:
- the LOC112174576 gene encoding serine/threonine-protein kinase D6PK, whose protein sequence is MERGPESKAFPVKFPMVGEISFSRTTSTRAGGHLSNLRTGLGREDVAPIRERGQLPNGRLAFVREEIASNLQSILLKDGRSDSRESQDSDSPIPLRIRNGKASFPEEEVFMSEAVTFKGHGELFDEGGPSSFSGVSHPPEPVDTDLMKTVYVPVSQNQTERGCLMKSLSIKGPFLEDLSLHVPAKKPIPTALSPSEGLVEEPNDVDALSPPFAVHRASQNTDNSLLPPDSEEKECVWDASLPPSGNVSPLSSIDSTGVVTAMSIVNSRASTYRSDAMTSDGMLSVGRTFECTKGSVRGESLESAKTSVSRASDSSGLSDDSNWSNITGSANKPHKGNDPRWKAILAIRARDGILGMSHFKLLKRLGCGDIGSVYLSELSGTRCYFAMKVMDKASLASRKKLTRAQTEREILQLLDHPFLPTLYTHFETDRFSCLVMEYCPGGDLHTLRQRQPGKHFSEYAARFYAAEVLLALEYLHMLGVVYRDLKPENVLVRDDGHIMLSDFDLSLRCTVSPTLIRTSDFDPSKRAAGGAFCVQPACIEPSSACIQPACFIPRLFPKKNKKTGKPKAEPGFLSNTLPELVAEPTQARSMSFVGTHEYLAPEIIKGEGHGSAVDWWTFGIFLHELLYGKTPFKGSGNRATLFNVVGQQLRFPEAPATSYAGRDLIRGLLVKEPQHRLGVKRGATEIKQHPFFEGVNWALIRCSTPPEVPRPMEPELPGKFGAVDPIGVGSNSKRMVGSDVKSGGKYLDFEFF, encoded by the exons ATGGAGAGGGGTCCAGAGTCAAAGGCGTTTCCTGTGAAATTTCCCATGGTAGGTGAGATCTCATTCAGTCGTACAACTTCAACAAGAGCAGGAGGTCACTTGTCAAATTTGCGCACTGGTTTGGGAAGAGAAGACGTTGCACCGATAAGAGAAAGGGGTCAGTTACCCAATGGGCGCTTGGCTTTTGTGAGAGAAGAAATTGCGTCAAACTTGCAGTCTATTTTGTTAAAAGATGGAAGATCTGATTCACGAGAATCTCAAGATTCAGACTCACCTATACCTTTAAGAATACGAAATGGAAAGGCCTCTTTTCCAGAAGAGGAAGTATTTATGTCTGAGGCTGTTACATTCAAGGGACATGGAGAATTATTCGATGAAGGGGGTCCTAGTTCTTTCTCTGGGGTTAGTCACCCTCCAGAACCTGTTGATACAGATTTAATGAAAACAGTTTATGTTCCGGTTAGTCAGAATCAGACTGAACGTGGGTGCTTGATGAAGAGCTTATCCATAAAAGGCCCTTTCCTCGAAGATCTTTCACTCCATGTTCCTGCAAAGAAACCAATCCCAACTGCTCTTTCCCCTTCAGAAGGCTTGGTTGAAGAACCCAATGACGTAGATGCATTGTCTCCACCATTTGCGGTTCATCGTGCATCACAAAATACAGATAATTCACTCCTTCCTCCAGATTCTGAGGAGAAGGAGTGTGTTTGGGATGCTTCTTTGCCTCCTAGTGGCAATGTAAGTCCGCTAAGTAGTATTGACAGTACTGGTGTTGTCACTGCTATGAGCATTGTCAATAGCCGTGCCAGTACTTACAGAAGTGACGCAATGACAAGTGATGGTATGCTCAGTGTTGGGAGGACCTTTGAATGTACCAAAGGGAGTGTTAGAGGAGAGTCACTAGAGAGTGCAAAAACTAGTGTTAGCCGGGCAAGTGATAGTAGTGGGCTTAGTGATGACAGTAATTGGAGCAACATTACTGGGAGTGCCAACAAGCCCCACAAAGGAAATGATCCTAGGTGGAAAGCTATTCTTGCTATTCGAGCTAGGGATGGGATTTTGGGTATGAGCCATTTTAAATTACTTAAACGCCTTGGTTGTGGTGATATTGGTAGTGTATATCTTTCAGAACTTAGTGGAACCCGTTGTTATTTTGCAATGAAAGTAATGGACAAGGCATCCCTTGCAAGCAGGAAGAAGTTAACTAGGGCTCAGACAGAGAGGGAGATATTGCAACTCCTGGATCATCCATTCCTTCCAACCTTATATACACATTTTGAGACCGACAGATTCTCCTGTTTGGTCATGGAATATTGTCCAGGTGGTGATCTGCACACTCTGAGGCAACGGCAACCTGGAAAACATTTCTCTGAGTATGCTGCAAG ATTCTATGCTGCGGAGGTTCTGTTGGCACTAGAGTATCTACACATGCTTGGAGTTGTCTACAGGGACTTAAAACCTGAAAATGTGCTTGTCCGTGATGATGGCCATATAATGCTCTCAGACTTTGACCTTTCCCTGAGATGCACTGTTTCACCAACTCTGATTAGAACATCTGATTTTGACCCTTCGAAGCGAGCAGCAGGGGGTGCATTCTGCGTCCAGCCTGCATGTATTGAGCCCTCATCAGCATGCATTCAACCTGCTTGCTTTATCCCCAGGCTCTTCCCTAAGAAAAACAAGAAGACTGGAAAACCTAAAGCTGAGCCTGGATTTCTGAGCAATACACTTCCAGAGCTTGTGGCGGAGCCCACTCAAGCTCGGTCTATGTCCTTTGTTGGAACCCATGAATACCTAGCCCCTGAAATCATTAAGGGAGAAGGCCATGGTAGTGCGGTTGATTGGTGGACATTTGGTATATTCCTGCATGAGTTACTGTATGGTAAAACCCCCTTCAAAGGCTCAGGAAATCGTGCTACATTGTTTAATGTGGTGGGACAGCAACTCAGATTCCCTGAGGCACCAGCAACTAGTTATGCAGGCCGCGATCTAATCAGGGGATTGCTTGTGAAGGAGCCACAACACCGGCTTGGGGTGAAAAGGGGTGCAACTGAGATCAAACAGCATCCCTTCTTTGAAGGCGTCAACTGGGCTCTTATTCGATGCAGCACACCGCCAGAAGTACCGAGACCAATGGAACCTGAGCTGCCAGGGAAATTTGGCGCAGTTGACCCTATTGGTGTTGGAAGCAACAGTAAAAGGATGGTAGGGTCAGATGTGAAGTCCGGGGGTAAATATCTAGACTTCGAGTTCTTTTAG
- the LOC112197057 gene encoding hydroxyproline O-galactosyltransferase GALT3 → MKRNRWIVLVTLPSLILPLLLFIIFFNVQYFLKPPPPNPSSKLSTMYPNQTQFSLMIGILTRADNYDRRHFLRLIYGIQSSPLATIHVKFVFCSLTKPEQRVLIALEMLRFDDILILNCTENMNSGKTYTYFSSLAQLLPRKYDYVMKADDDVFIRLEPLALSLKALPRVDLYYGFVIPCASMNPFVEYMSGMGFLLSWDLVEWIGSSEIPKESVFGPEDKLVGKWLKMGNKAKNRFSNKPAMYDYPGTNGRCSHELIPETVAVHRLKRWDQWLRVLEYFNVTKGLNL, encoded by the coding sequence ATGAAGAGGAACAGATGGATAGTCCTAGTTACATTACCCTCCCTCATTCTACCCCTCTTGctattcatcatcttcttcaatgtCCAGTACTTTCTAAAGCCTCCACCACCAAATCCTTCCTCCAAATTATCCACCATGTACCCTAATCAAACCCAATTCAGCCTCATGATCGGGATCCTAACCCGGGCCGACAACTACGACCGCCGCCACTTCCTCCGCCTCATCTACGGCATCCAGTCATCTCCTCTCGCCACCATCCACGTCAAGTTCGTCTTCTGCAGCCTCACAAAACCCGAGCAGCGTGTCCTAATCGCCCTCGAAATGCTTCGTTTTGATGACATCCTCATTCTCAACTGCACTGAGAACATGAACAGCGGCAAAACCTACACGTACTTCTCCTCGCTCGCCCAACTCCTCCCTCGAAAATACGACTACGTAATGAAGGCAGACGACGACGTTTTCATCCGGCTCGAGCCGCTTGCCTTGTCGCTCAAGGCACTGCCTAGGGTGGATTTGTACTATGGATTTGTTATCCCTTGTGCTAGCATGAATCCCTTTGTGGAGTACATGTCCGGGATGGGGTTTTTGTTGTCGTGGGATTTGGTGGAGTGGATTGGAAGCTCTGAAATTCCCAAGGAGAGTGTGTTTGGTCCCGAGGACAAGTTGGTCGGAAAATGGTTGAAGATGGGAAACAAGGCGAAGAACAGGTTCAGTAATAAGCCGGCCATGTATGATTATCCGGGAACAAATGGGAGGTGCTCGCATGAGCTTATACCGGAGACGGTGGCTGTTCATAGGCTCAAGAGGTGGGATCAGTGGTTGCGTGTGCTTGAATATTTCAATGTAACCAAGGGATTAAATCTCTAG